The following coding sequences are from one Ruminococcus flavefaciens AE3010 window:
- a CDS encoding carbohydrate-binding domain-containing protein, protein MRNNGFKKLFAGLSAACVAAAAMPVMSFAAETADEAAKAVVGDANCDGAVDMSDVVLIMQALANPNKYGMGGTDKSAFTEQGWKNADCNGKADGVSTDDALAIQLYLLGKGELSSGQTDAPPVSEATKIHLKNTSITVEGENATVEGTTVTITHSGEFYIDGTLDDGQINVNIADEAADAETVKIFLNGANITGKSAPAILVTNAENTSINIVDGTENTITDGDTAYAGDFAKAAVIEAKDDLTIKGGEKGDGILNITANTQDAVSCNNDIKVNGGTINITTNNSETKTDGIKAKQSVTVKDGTLDIDATGDGIKSSKDAVAFAGGITRIKAGNDAVQAETSIDISDGRLIAGGDRGLTAVTGINITGGTVIATATDNQADEKLMGGTTQTTALLNCIDDPSNEKDGTWKKDNSIVTDSLDVKFTKKFKYVLISDKSINGAKSCGFKNLATGNAVTHTDGKQTQFQLSLVTVFNNVDPAGVSSGSTTTDPVTPDPAVTTDGLTITLSDAGMTTNASSEAKIENNVCTISQPGVFTVTGEMTGGQIVIDVDKTAYPDGVVELDLSGMSLTNTKTSPIYVASIADEVVIVSKNGTENTISDGTEYTNADNDTGAIYSKDDIKFKGKGKLTVNGNAADAIVGKDDIKIYNGTLVVNAADDGIRGKDSVTIGNEPTDGAEDQYANLSVTVKTKAGDGIKATSTDVSSTAKQVGLVTINGGTINIDSYADGISAEQFFTMNGGDLTIKTFQGSSYTGSGNTQGGNGGFNPGGGGRPGGGGGMGGMMDGNSNKTDISAKGIKAVGLYDEAGTTWQSVGDITINGGSINIDASDDCIHCGGSMQLIGGEIKLASADDGAHADHDLTIGTKDSGSYDDIVIAVEKCYEGIEAQKIYQNSGSVIVDSTDDGYNAAGGSDGSGMGNTGMPWGQGGGGFGGGGFGGGNSGNYLLQFNGGLAIVNATNGDHDGYDSNGNIEINGGYIISNGNEPFDCGDGGSSIIVKGGVWVSDCPSGGMSMGGSEMTASVSKSSNVSANTRLSLVGSDGKVIVSFIVDKAVSVLKAGGTNTSGASFYTGGTLSGSTYFQQLDQTQLAAYGGTLSGGTAIQ, encoded by the coding sequence ATGAGAAACAACGGCTTCAAGAAGCTCTTTGCAGGGCTTTCGGCAGCCTGCGTTGCTGCGGCTGCAATGCCTGTTATGAGCTTTGCTGCCGAGACAGCTGATGAAGCTGCAAAGGCGGTAGTAGGCGATGCAAACTGCGACGGCGCAGTAGATATGTCCGACGTAGTTCTTATCATGCAGGCACTGGCAAACCCAAACAAGTACGGTATGGGCGGAACAGACAAAAGCGCTTTCACGGAGCAGGGCTGGAAAAACGCAGACTGCAACGGCAAGGCTGATGGAGTTTCCACCGATGACGCTCTCGCTATACAGCTTTACCTTCTCGGCAAGGGCGAGCTCAGCAGCGGACAGACCGACGCGCCTCCTGTTTCTGAAGCAACAAAGATCCACCTCAAGAACACATCTATCACAGTTGAGGGCGAAAATGCAACAGTAGAGGGGACTACTGTTACTATCACTCATTCAGGTGAGTTTTATATCGACGGTACTCTTGACGACGGTCAGATCAACGTAAATATCGCTGACGAGGCTGCTGACGCAGAGACTGTGAAGATATTCCTCAACGGAGCAAATATCACAGGCAAGAGTGCTCCTGCAATTCTTGTTACAAATGCAGAGAACACATCTATCAATATAGTTGACGGTACAGAGAATACCATCACAGACGGCGATACTGCTTATGCAGGCGATTTCGCCAAGGCTGCGGTTATCGAAGCCAAGGACGACCTTACTATCAAGGGCGGCGAAAAGGGCGACGGTATCCTCAATATCACCGCCAACACTCAGGACGCTGTTTCCTGTAACAATGACATCAAGGTAAACGGCGGTACTATAAATATTACTACCAACAATTCCGAGACCAAGACCGACGGTATCAAGGCTAAGCAGTCCGTTACCGTAAAGGACGGTACACTCGATATAGACGCTACAGGCGACGGTATCAAGTCCAGCAAGGACGCTGTTGCTTTTGCAGGCGGTATTACCAGGATAAAGGCCGGCAATGACGCTGTACAGGCTGAGACCTCTATCGACATCAGCGACGGCAGACTCATTGCAGGCGGTGACCGCGGACTTACCGCAGTTACAGGCATCAACATCACCGGCGGTACAGTAATTGCTACTGCGACCGATAATCAGGCCGATGAGAAGCTTATGGGCGGTACTACACAGACCACAGCACTTCTCAATTGTATTGATGATCCCTCAAATGAAAAGGACGGTACATGGAAGAAGGATAATTCCATAGTTACTGACAGCCTCGATGTTAAGTTCACCAAGAAGTTCAAGTATGTTCTTATCAGTGACAAGTCCATCAACGGAGCTAAGTCATGCGGCTTCAAGAACCTTGCAACAGGCAATGCGGTAACTCATACAGACGGCAAGCAGACACAGTTCCAGCTCAGCCTTGTAACTGTATTCAATAATGTTGATCCCGCAGGAGTAAGCAGCGGCAGTACAACTACCGATCCTGTAACTCCTGATCCTGCTGTAACTACAGACGGTCTTACCATTACTCTTTCAGACGCAGGCATGACCACAAATGCTTCTTCCGAAGCTAAGATTGAGAACAACGTATGTACTATCTCTCAGCCCGGTGTTTTTACAGTAACCGGCGAGATGACAGGCGGACAGATCGTCATCGACGTTGACAAGACTGCTTATCCCGACGGCGTCGTTGAGCTTGACCTCAGCGGCATGAGCCTTACAAATACAAAAACTTCTCCTATATACGTAGCGTCTATCGCTGACGAGGTAGTTATCGTTTCCAAGAACGGCACAGAGAATACTATCTCTGACGGTACTGAGTACACCAACGCTGATAATGATACGGGAGCTATCTACTCCAAGGACGATATAAAGTTCAAGGGCAAGGGCAAGCTTACCGTAAACGGCAACGCTGCTGACGCTATCGTAGGCAAGGACGATATCAAGATCTACAACGGCACACTGGTAGTAAACGCTGCTGACGACGGTATCCGCGGTAAGGACAGCGTTACTATCGGCAATGAGCCAACAGACGGAGCAGAGGATCAATACGCAAATCTCTCCGTAACAGTAAAAACAAAAGCAGGCGACGGTATCAAGGCTACATCTACTGATGTTTCTTCAACAGCAAAGCAGGTTGGACTTGTTACTATCAACGGCGGTACTATAAATATTGACTCCTACGCAGACGGCATCTCAGCCGAGCAGTTCTTCACCATGAACGGCGGAGACCTGACTATCAAGACCTTCCAGGGAAGCTCCTATACAGGCTCGGGCAATACTCAGGGCGGTAACGGCGGTTTCAATCCCGGTGGCGGCGGCAGACCCGGCGGCGGAGGCGGAATGGGCGGCATGATGGACGGAAACTCCAACAAGACCGACATATCCGCAAAGGGCATAAAGGCAGTAGGTCTTTATGACGAGGCAGGCACTACATGGCAGAGCGTAGGTGACATCACTATCAACGGCGGCAGTATCAATATCGACGCCTCCGACGACTGTATCCACTGCGGCGGCAGCATGCAGCTCATCGGCGGCGAGATAAAGCTCGCTTCAGCTGATGACGGTGCTCACGCAGACCACGACCTCACCATAGGCACTAAGGACAGCGGCAGCTACGATGATATCGTTATCGCTGTAGAGAAGTGCTATGAGGGTATCGAAGCACAGAAAATTTACCAGAACAGCGGTTCTGTTATCGTGGACTCCACTGACGACGGCTACAATGCAGCAGGCGGCAGCGACGGTTCGGGTATGGGTAACACAGGTATGCCTTGGGGACAGGGCGGCGGCGGTTTCGGAGGCGGCGGCTTCGGCGGCGGCAACTCAGGAAACTATCTCCTCCAGTTCAACGGCGGCTTAGCAATAGTCAATGCGACTAACGGCGACCATGACGGTTACGACTCCAACGGTAACATCGAGATAAACGGCGGCTACATCATCTCAAACGGCAATGAACCGTTTGACTGCGGTGACGGCGGCAGCTCTATCATAGTAAAGGGCGGCGTATGGGTATCCGATTGTCCGTCAGGCGGTATGAGCATGGGCGGCAGCGAAATGACTGCTTCCGTATCCAAGAGCTCAAACGTAAGCGCTAATACAAGACTTTCACTTGTAGGCAGCGACGGAAAGGTAATAGTTTCCTTCATCGTGGACAAGGCTGTCAGCGTTCTTAAAGCAGGCGGCACAAATACATCGGGAGCTTCCTTCTACACAGGCGGAACTCTCAGCGGTTCGACATACTTCCAGCAGCTTGACCAGACACAGCTCGCTGCATACGGCGGTACGCTGTCAGGCGGTACTGCTATCCAATAA
- a CDS encoding ComF family protein encodes MKRRILHLFFPTRCPVCGELIGAMERFCAECTAKLGVYSGSFKIDGADSFTAAFNYNENVKPAVFLLKNGTDGNASYALGGALADRLKADGITSKVDVIIPAPMHKKDILRRGFNQSVLIASEVGRVLGLPVDTKSVVKSRHTHSQKELSRVSRAVNLKSAFTASPEIKGKNVLLIDDICTTGSTLREITAALKQAGAASVHCACCCKTLSRKYESEI; translated from the coding sequence TTGAAAAGGCGGATCCTGCACCTTTTCTTTCCTACACGATGTCCCGTCTGCGGCGAACTCATAGGCGCTATGGAGCGCTTCTGCGCGGAATGTACAGCCAAGCTCGGCGTTTACAGCGGCAGCTTCAAAATAGACGGCGCAGACAGCTTCACGGCTGCTTTCAACTACAACGAGAACGTCAAGCCTGCCGTATTCCTGCTGAAAAACGGAACGGACGGCAATGCCTCCTATGCACTGGGCGGAGCTCTTGCAGACAGGCTCAAAGCCGACGGTATCACCTCAAAGGTCGATGTGATAATACCTGCTCCCATGCATAAAAAGGATATACTCAGGCGCGGCTTCAATCAGTCAGTGCTTATCGCCAGTGAAGTCGGCAGGGTCCTCGGACTGCCTGTTGATACAAAGTCCGTGGTGAAGTCCCGTCACACTCACTCCCAAAAGGAGCTGAGCCGCGTGAGCAGAGCCGTCAACCTGAAAAGCGCCTTTACAGCTTCACCCGAAATCAAGGGGAAGAATGTGCTGCTCATTGACGATATCTGCACAACAGGCAGCACTCTCCGCGAGATAACCGCGGCACTGAAACAGGCAGGAGCAGCTTCTGTACACTGTGCATGCTGCTGCAAAACTCTGTCACGCAAATACGAATCAGAAATATGA
- a CDS encoding THUMP domain-containing class I SAM-dependent RNA methyltransferase yields MSSNIRLCCPCHFGLESVLKYEIQKIGGTDLKVSDGKISFTGDENILARANLCLSTAERVLIELIEFRATTFEELFQGVRAVELERYIAPTDAFPVKGSSLNSALHSVPDCQSIIKKAAVERLKSKYNINWFDETGPTVQIKFNILKDVVSLYLDTSGVGLHKRGYRRNSNAAPIKETLAAGIVDLARVRPDTVVCDPFCGSGTLLIEAALKALKIAPGINRRFAAEKWSSFDSRIWQEERKRAIDSVDRSAEFHGIGADIDDAAVALTLDNAHKAGIKSRLTIEQADITKFVQPENSIVICNPPYGERLLELREAEDIYRKMGRVLGKGGSRQSYIISPHEEFEKFFGAEAHKRRKLYNGMIKCQLYMYF; encoded by the coding sequence TTGAGCAGTAATATAAGATTATGCTGTCCATGCCACTTTGGTCTGGAAAGCGTACTGAAATACGAAATACAAAAAATAGGCGGCACTGACCTTAAAGTCAGCGACGGTAAGATAAGCTTCACGGGCGACGAGAATATTCTCGCCCGTGCTAATCTTTGCCTGTCCACAGCCGAGAGAGTACTTATCGAGCTCATCGAGTTCAGGGCTACTACCTTTGAGGAGCTCTTTCAGGGCGTAAGAGCCGTGGAGCTGGAACGCTATATAGCTCCCACAGACGCATTCCCCGTCAAGGGCTCGTCGCTCAACTCGGCACTCCACAGCGTTCCCGACTGTCAGTCCATAATCAAAAAGGCTGCGGTGGAACGCCTTAAATCCAAGTACAACATAAACTGGTTCGACGAGACAGGTCCCACAGTACAGATAAAGTTCAATATCCTCAAGGACGTTGTTTCCCTTTACCTTGACACCAGCGGCGTTGGGCTCCACAAGCGCGGCTACAGGCGCAATTCCAATGCAGCTCCTATCAAGGAGACCCTTGCGGCAGGAATAGTCGATCTCGCAAGAGTTCGTCCCGATACAGTTGTATGCGACCCATTCTGCGGAAGCGGTACTCTCCTTATCGAAGCTGCTCTGAAAGCGCTGAAAATAGCTCCGGGTATCAACAGGCGCTTTGCCGCCGAGAAATGGAGCTCATTTGACTCCCGTATCTGGCAGGAGGAGCGCAAAAGAGCTATCGACAGCGTTGACCGCAGCGCTGAGTTTCACGGCATAGGCGCTGATATCGACGACGCAGCCGTTGCACTGACGCTGGATAATGCTCACAAGGCAGGGATAAAGTCCAGACTCACTATTGAACAGGCGGATATAACCAAGTTCGTCCAGCCCGAAAATTCTATCGTTATCTGCAATCCTCCCTACGGCGAGAGACTTCTTGAGCTGAGAGAGGCTGAGGACATCTACCGCAAAATGGGCAGAGTTCTCGGAAAGGGCGGCAGCAGACAGAGCTACATCATCTCCCCCCATGAGGAGTTTGAGAAGTTCTTCGGTGCAGAAGCCCACAAACGCAGAAAGCTCTACAACGGCATGATAAAATGCCAGCTGTATATGTATTTCTGA
- a CDS encoding CCA tRNA nucleotidyltransferase, translated as MTIGANTEKILTELEDHGFEAYMVGGCVRDSILGRLCNDVDITTNALPEQMLAVFSGYKVIPTGIKHGTVTVLCGGESFEITTYRIDGEYTDHRRPDEVRFTADIADDLGRRDFTVNAVAMDRHGNIVDPFGGRADMDAGIIRCVGVPQERFSEDALRILRAVRFSSQLGFAVDKATADAVHGMREQLADISRERVRDELDKLICGENAVNVLLEYSDVITAVIPEFESSIGLDQRSPYHRYSVWEHTVRALGTAPKENMKLRRALLYHDIGKPACMKLDETGRGHFKQHDRVGAEMAAAIMKRLHYDNKTIAYTTALIANHSKKLRSKADVKKMMFRIGDELFFELMEMKKCDNSAKNEFVLEEISLFDRLKELGREVIANDECRSIRGLAVTGSELVQLGLKGAEIGEIQKEMLGLVIEEQLPNSRDELLKYAEQRCRK; from the coding sequence TTGACAATAGGTGCTAATACGGAAAAAATACTGACAGAGCTTGAAGATCACGGCTTTGAAGCATATATGGTGGGCGGCTGCGTCCGCGACAGCATACTGGGCAGACTCTGCAATGACGTCGACATTACCACCAATGCCCTGCCCGAGCAGATGTTAGCGGTATTCAGCGGCTACAAGGTCATTCCCACGGGCATAAAGCACGGCACGGTGACTGTTTTGTGCGGCGGCGAGTCCTTTGAGATAACTACATACCGCATCGACGGGGAGTACACCGACCACCGCCGTCCAGACGAGGTGCGGTTCACCGCTGATATAGCCGACGACCTTGGACGCCGCGATTTTACGGTGAATGCCGTGGCTATGGACAGGCACGGCAATATTGTCGATCCGTTCGGCGGCAGAGCCGACATGGACGCAGGCATTATCCGCTGTGTGGGGGTCCCGCAGGAACGCTTCTCCGAGGACGCCCTCCGCATACTGAGAGCTGTCCGCTTTTCGTCACAGCTTGGATTTGCCGTAGATAAGGCTACTGCCGACGCTGTTCACGGCATGAGGGAGCAGCTGGCGGATATCTCCCGTGAGCGTGTCCGCGACGAGCTGGACAAGCTTATCTGCGGCGAGAATGCTGTAAATGTGCTTCTGGAGTACAGCGACGTCATTACGGCTGTTATCCCCGAATTTGAGTCGAGTATCGGGCTTGATCAGCGCTCTCCCTACCACAGGTACAGCGTCTGGGAGCACACTGTCCGCGCTTTGGGGACTGCTCCCAAGGAGAATATGAAGCTCCGCAGGGCGCTACTTTACCATGATATCGGCAAGCCTGCCTGCATGAAGCTTGACGAGACGGGCAGGGGGCACTTCAAGCAGCACGACCGCGTGGGCGCGGAAATGGCAGCGGCTATAATGAAGCGGCTCCACTATGATAACAAGACAATTGCCTATACTACGGCGCTTATAGCCAATCACAGCAAGAAGCTCCGCAGTAAAGCTGACGTGAAGAAAATGATGTTCAGGATAGGCGACGAGCTCTTCTTTGAGCTCATGGAGATGAAAAAATGTGATAATTCCGCGAAAAACGAGTTCGTCCTTGAGGAGATCAGCCTGTTCGACAGGCTGAAGGAGCTTGGGCGTGAGGTGATCGCAAATGACGAGTGCAGAAGCATTCGCGGACTTGCTGTTACGGGCTCTGAGCTTGTACAGCTTGGACTTAAAGGCGCTGAGATAGGCGAGATACAGAAGGAAATGCTGGGGCTTGTAATTGAAGAGCAGCTCCCCAACAGCAGGGACGAGCTGCTGAAATACGCAGAACAGAGGTGCAGAAAATGA
- the asnB gene encoding asparagine synthase (glutamine-hydrolyzing) — protein MCGIAGAISFIEDMREDMKIYENMQRALLRRGPDQRGVFLSREAALIHTRLAVIDIDGGRQPMSFGRYTIIYNGELYNTEELRGELAGEFDFDTHSDTEVVLKSYIKWGSSCAERFNGIFAFAVYDEQEHRVFLARDRIGVKPLFYYDTGKKLIFASELPALLEHPDVPHEVDERGAAELLLMAPGRTMGCGVIRGVEEVRPAWCGYYSAEGLKLHEYWRLKAYELNESFEQTAEHVRELVLDAIRRQLVSDVPVCTFLSGGLDSSLISSVAASELKKQGRQLSTFSVDYRDNDKYFQKSRFQPNSDPEYITCMVEYLGTDHHWTVVDTPELIAALDEATEARGLPGMADVDASLLLFCREIKKYGTVALSGECADEIFGGYPWYRDKDIRMTDGFPWAQSTAYRRRFLCDDYTARINAEDYVYSAYRNTADSAEKLSSDSPLEARMREMTELNFKWFMQTLLDRKDRMSMYSGLEVRVPFCDYRIAEYLYNVSWEYKDYMGREKGLLREAMREWLPDKVLWRRKSPYPKTHNPAFLEGVTAKLRTILDEGGERLTQLVKREELEKLLRHEEQVQWYGQLMNLPQTIAFFIQLNYWLERFDIKLR, from the coding sequence ATGTGCGGAATTGCAGGAGCTATAAGCTTTATTGAAGATATGCGCGAGGACATGAAAATTTACGAGAATATGCAGCGTGCTCTGCTGCGGCGGGGGCCCGACCAGCGGGGCGTGTTCCTGAGCCGTGAGGCTGCCCTTATCCATACCCGTCTTGCGGTCATTGACATTGACGGCGGTCGGCAGCCCATGAGCTTCGGGAGATACACTATTATATATAATGGGGAGCTATATAACACTGAGGAGCTCCGCGGCGAGCTGGCAGGCGAATTTGATTTTGATACCCATTCCGATACTGAGGTGGTGCTGAAAAGCTACATAAAATGGGGGAGCTCCTGCGCGGAGCGCTTCAACGGCATTTTCGCCTTTGCGGTCTATGACGAGCAGGAGCATCGCGTATTTCTTGCCCGTGACAGGATAGGCGTGAAGCCACTGTTTTACTATGATACGGGGAAAAAGCTCATTTTCGCTTCGGAGCTCCCAGCCCTTCTGGAACACCCCGACGTTCCTCATGAGGTAGACGAGCGCGGTGCGGCTGAGCTTCTTCTCATGGCGCCCGGGCGGACTATGGGCTGCGGAGTAATACGCGGCGTTGAGGAAGTCCGTCCCGCATGGTGCGGCTATTACTCGGCAGAGGGCTTGAAGCTCCACGAATACTGGCGGCTGAAAGCATATGAGCTCAACGAGAGCTTTGAGCAGACCGCCGAGCACGTCCGCGAACTCGTCCTCGACGCCATAAGGCGGCAGCTTGTGTCCGATGTGCCTGTGTGTACATTCCTGTCGGGCGGACTTGATTCCAGCCTCATATCCTCTGTGGCGGCGTCGGAGCTGAAAAAGCAGGGCAGACAGCTCAGCACCTTTTCCGTGGACTACCGCGACAACGACAAGTACTTTCAGAAGAGCCGTTTTCAGCCAAACAGCGACCCTGAGTACATCACCTGTATGGTGGAGTATCTGGGTACAGACCACCATTGGACGGTGGTTGATACTCCCGAGCTCATTGCGGCTCTTGACGAAGCCACGGAAGCAAGGGGGCTTCCGGGAATGGCGGACGTGGACGCATCTCTGCTGCTGTTCTGCCGCGAGATAAAGAAATACGGCACGGTAGCTCTTTCGGGAGAGTGTGCCGACGAGATATTCGGGGGGTATCCCTGGTACAGGGATAAGGATATCCGCATGACAGACGGCTTCCCGTGGGCGCAGAGCACTGCCTACCGCAGGCGTTTCCTCTGTGACGATTACACAGCGAGGATAAACGCCGAGGACTATGTTTACTCCGCCTACAGAAATACTGCCGACAGCGCCGAAAAGCTCAGCAGCGACAGTCCGCTCGAAGCCCGTATGCGTGAGATGACGGAGCTGAACTTCAAGTGGTTCATGCAGACCCTCCTTGACCGCAAGGACAGAATGTCCATGTACAGTGGACTTGAAGTCCGCGTGCCATTCTGCGACTACCGCATTGCGGAGTATCTCTATAATGTGTCGTGGGAGTATAAGGACTACATGGGCAGGGAAAAGGGACTGCTCCGCGAAGCTATGAGGGAATGGCTCCCCGATAAGGTGCTGTGGCGCAGGAAAAGCCCCTACCCGAAAACTCACAATCCCGCATTCCTTGAGGGGGTTACGGCGAAGCTCCGAACCATACTGGACGAGGGCGGGGAGCGGCTCACACAGCTGGTGAAGCGTGAGGAGCTTGAAAAGCTCCTGCGCCATGAGGAGCAGGTACAGTGGTACGGTCAGCTCATGAATCTGCCGCAGACTATAGCCTTTTTCATTCAGCTGAACTACTGGCTGGAGCGCTTTGACATAAAGCTGAGATAA
- the pflA gene encoding pyruvate formate-lyase-activating protein — protein sequence MKGRIHSTESFGTVDGPGVRFVVFFQGCPMRCKYCHNPDTWDFSGGTERTAEDLMKEYDSYKEFLRSGGITATGGEPLAQPEFLAELFRLAKEKGVHTCLDTSAGVYSPESHDKIDEVLKYTDLVMLDIKHIDNDCHKELTGMGNRNILAFAEHIRDLGIPVWIRHVVVPNITDKYEELFALGEYLSTLTNLKALDVLPYHDMAKPKYAELGLEYPLGDTPPLTKEEAIKARNTIIDGIKSGLHKHS from the coding sequence ATGAAAGGACGCATACATTCCACAGAGAGCTTCGGGACGGTGGACGGCCCGGGAGTAAGGTTCGTGGTGTTTTTTCAGGGCTGCCCCATGAGGTGCAAATACTGCCACAACCCCGATACATGGGACTTTTCGGGCGGTACTGAGCGTACTGCCGAGGACCTTATGAAGGAGTACGACTCCTATAAGGAGTTCCTGAGGTCGGGTGGCATAACCGCTACGGGCGGCGAGCCGCTGGCACAGCCCGAGTTTCTTGCGGAGCTGTTCCGCCTTGCCAAGGAAAAGGGCGTGCATACCTGCCTTGATACATCGGCGGGAGTTTACTCTCCCGAAAGTCATGATAAGATAGACGAGGTGCTGAAATACACCGACCTTGTAATGCTTGACATAAAGCACATCGACAATGACTGCCACAAGGAGCTGACAGGCATGGGAAACCGCAATATACTTGCCTTTGCTGAGCATATCCGCGACCTTGGCATACCCGTGTGGATACGCCATGTGGTAGTTCCGAACATCACGGACAAGTACGAGGAGCTCTTTGCTCTGGGGGAATACCTCTCCACACTGACCAATCTGAAAGCACTGGACGTTCTGCCCTATCACGACATGGCAAAGCCAAAGTACGCGGAGTTAGGGCTGGAGTATCCTCTGGGAGACACGCCGCCTTTGACAAAGGAAGAAGCCATAAAAGCGCGTAATACCATAATCGACGGCATAAAATCGGGACTTCACAAGCATAGTTAG